Proteins found in one Sporosarcina sp. FSL K6-3457 genomic segment:
- a CDS encoding extracellular solute-binding protein, giving the protein MKKQLTFLAMLVLIIGLLAACGPDREVPEAESTDTTDAAKGNEEQGGVVTDEPAKPEKLVVWEDIDKSIALTPAIESFEKEYGIKVEFKELNMADKMRDQLRLDGPSGTGADVVTLPHDQIGQVVTEGLIQELDVADDVLAKFTESSVGSQRYDGKLYGLPKATETPVFIYNKALMAEAPATMDELHAFSTEFTDGKQFGFLALWDNFYFAHGVIGGMGGYVFKDNDGALDRNDIGLNNEGAVAGAEYIQSWYSEGLFPKGIIGDTGGSAKDGLFNEGKVASVMDGPWAFQGMTDAGIDIGVAAMPTLPNGEHMKTFMGVKGWHVTSFTEHEYWATKLIEWLTNEENAKIRFETTQEIPPVKTLIEDPIIAENEGAKAVALQSQYAVPMPNIPEMGEVWDPAASALQTIATGKADPQAAMEEAVKSIKTNIETNHPSE; this is encoded by the coding sequence ATGAAAAAACAGTTAACATTTCTAGCTATGCTTGTACTAATCATTGGTTTACTCGCTGCATGTGGACCAGATCGAGAGGTGCCTGAAGCCGAAAGTACGGATACTACTGATGCTGCTAAGGGGAATGAAGAACAAGGTGGTGTCGTAACTGACGAGCCTGCAAAACCAGAAAAACTTGTAGTTTGGGAAGATATTGACAAATCGATTGCTTTAACACCAGCAATCGAATCTTTTGAAAAAGAATATGGCATTAAGGTTGAATTTAAAGAACTCAATATGGCTGATAAAATGCGTGATCAGCTGCGTCTTGATGGACCATCTGGGACAGGAGCTGATGTCGTGACGTTGCCACATGATCAGATTGGTCAGGTTGTGACGGAGGGCTTAATTCAGGAACTTGATGTAGCTGATGACGTGCTTGCGAAGTTCACAGAGTCATCTGTAGGTTCGCAGAGATATGACGGCAAGTTGTATGGATTGCCAAAAGCAACAGAAACACCTGTATTCATCTACAACAAAGCCTTAATGGCGGAAGCACCTGCAACAATGGATGAGTTGCACGCGTTTTCGACAGAATTTACGGATGGCAAACAGTTCGGTTTCCTTGCTTTATGGGATAACTTTTACTTTGCCCACGGCGTAATTGGCGGTATGGGTGGGTATGTATTCAAGGATAATGATGGTGCACTTGACCGAAATGATATCGGTTTAAACAATGAAGGTGCAGTTGCTGGGGCAGAATATATTCAATCATGGTACAGTGAAGGCTTGTTCCCTAAAGGAATCATTGGGGATACTGGCGGTTCAGCAAAAGATGGTCTTTTCAATGAAGGAAAAGTGGCTTCCGTTATGGATGGTCCTTGGGCTTTCCAAGGGATGACTGACGCTGGAATCGACATCGGGGTTGCGGCTATGCCAACGCTTCCAAATGGTGAGCATATGAAGACTTTTATGGGTGTGAAGGGCTGGCATGTGACATCCTTTACAGAGCATGAATATTGGGCAACAAAACTAATCGAGTGGTTGACAAACGAAGAAAACGCAAAAATTCGCTTTGAAACAACACAAGAAATTCCACCTGTTAAAACATTGATTGAGGATCCAATTATTGCTGAAAATGAAGGTGCTAAAGCAGTTGCACTTCAATCGCAGTATGCGGTACCAATGCCTAATATCCCGGAAATGGGTGAAGTTTGGGATCCTGCTGCATCTGCTTTGCAAACAATTGCTACAGGAAAAGCAGATCCGCAAGCAGCGATGGAGGAAGCAGTTAAATCAATCAAAACGAATATTGAAACAAATCACCCAAGTGAATAA
- a CDS encoding peptide MFS transporter has product MSQLTKKQIVESVPQKGFFGHPKGLFTLFFTEFWERFSYYGMRAILVFYMYYEVSNGGLGLDKTVAMSIMSIYGSLVYMSGIIGGWLADRIFGTSKAVFYGGIFIMLGHIALAIPGNITLFFISMVLIVIGTGLLKPNVSSMVGDVYSETDNRRDSGFSIFYMGINLGAFISPLIVGELMKTSFHLGFGVAAVGMFIGLVVFVVTKKKNLGLAGTQVGNPLAPAEKKKVYSIIGISTVVLAVLIAIAIPKGWLTFDSFIAIVGILGFLIPTIYFVVMYRSPKTTEVEQSRIIAFIPLFLAAVMFWAIAEQGSTILALYADTRTNLNIFGYQISPAFFQSFNPLFIITLAPVFAWLWMKLGDRQPSIPKKFSLGLLFAGLSFIVILVPSYFGGTDTLVSPLWLILSIFIVVLGELCLSPVGLSATTKLAPAAFSAQTMSLWFLSNAAAQGLNAQLVKFYSPETEMMYFGIIGGSAILLSIIVFALSPIIQRYMKGVH; this is encoded by the coding sequence ATGTCACAGTTAACTAAAAAACAAATCGTGGAGAGTGTCCCGCAAAAAGGATTCTTCGGGCACCCGAAAGGTTTGTTCACCTTATTCTTCACGGAATTCTGGGAACGTTTCTCGTATTACGGGATGCGAGCCATCCTTGTGTTCTATATGTATTACGAAGTATCGAACGGCGGCCTCGGATTAGATAAAACAGTCGCTATGTCCATTATGTCTATCTATGGTTCCCTAGTTTATATGTCAGGGATTATTGGCGGCTGGTTAGCCGACCGGATATTCGGGACATCGAAAGCAGTATTTTATGGTGGTATTTTCATCATGCTTGGACATATTGCCCTTGCAATTCCAGGCAACATTACATTGTTTTTCATCTCGATGGTACTTATCGTTATCGGGACAGGCTTATTAAAACCAAACGTCTCCAGTATGGTTGGTGATGTCTATTCAGAAACAGATAATCGTCGCGATTCAGGATTCAGTATTTTCTATATGGGCATTAACTTAGGTGCTTTCATTTCTCCACTAATTGTTGGTGAATTGATGAAAACGAGCTTCCACCTTGGTTTCGGGGTCGCAGCGGTTGGGATGTTTATCGGATTGGTTGTCTTTGTCGTAACCAAGAAGAAAAATCTTGGTCTTGCAGGTACACAAGTCGGAAATCCTTTGGCTCCTGCTGAAAAGAAAAAAGTCTATTCAATTATCGGCATATCAACTGTTGTACTTGCCGTTCTGATTGCCATCGCGATTCCAAAAGGCTGGCTGACATTCGACTCATTTATCGCGATTGTCGGGATACTCGGCTTCCTTATTCCAACTATCTATTTCGTCGTCATGTACAGAAGCCCGAAAACAACTGAAGTAGAACAGTCACGTATTATCGCATTTATTCCGCTGTTCTTGGCAGCCGTCATGTTTTGGGCGATCGCAGAGCAAGGGTCAACTATTTTGGCACTATATGCAGATACACGAACGAACCTTAATATTTTTGGCTATCAAATTTCACCAGCCTTCTTCCAATCATTTAACCCATTATTCATCATCACACTAGCACCTGTTTTCGCCTGGCTGTGGATGAAGCTCGGTGATCGCCAGCCATCAATTCCTAAGAAGTTCTCATTAGGCTTGCTATTTGCTGGACTATCGTTCATCGTCATCTTAGTCCCTTCATACTTTGGCGGGACAGATACACTTGTCAGCCCACTGTGGCTCATTTTAAGCATCTTCATCGTCGTCTTAGGTGAACTATGCTTATCACCTGTCGGACTGTCTGCGACGACAAAGCTAGCACCAGCTGCATTCTCTGCACAAACAATGAGCCTCTGGTTCCTGTCGAACGCAGCAGCGCAAGGACTGAATGCACAACTCGTTAAATTTTACTCACCAGAAACTGAAATGATGTATTTCGGCATTATCGGCGGAAGCGCGATTCTACTAAGTATCATCGTGTTCGCGTTATCTCCTATCATTCAGCGTTATATGAAAGGTGTTCACTAA
- a CDS encoding glycerate kinase yields the protein MKIVLAPDSFKGSLTALQAAQAMAEGICNIDPTIETVLLPVADGGEGTMSSLVDATDGRIVSVVVQDPLGRQVKASYGVLGDEETCVIEIAEASGLTLLTEEEKNPLITSTFGTGELLAHALDAGLRKFIIGLGGSATNDGGAGLLQALGMKLMDANGSELALGGGALKELHAIDQRYFDKRISESDFLIACDVENPFVGPEGASSIFGPQKGATPEMAVVLDNNLTKFAALVEKLTGISLYGRKGAGAAGGAGGAFQAFFPGEMRKGIEVVLDAISFAEHVMEADLVLTGEGKTDSQTLSGKTPFGVAQVANRKERPIILISGSIDEDSKELLAPLFTELHAVADGTLSSKESIANAGYYLQLKTKKVLENYLEKRKLE from the coding sequence TTGAAAATAGTACTAGCACCTGATTCATTCAAAGGTAGTTTGACAGCCTTACAGGCAGCGCAGGCGATGGCTGAAGGTATTTGTAATATTGATCCAACAATCGAGACAGTTCTGCTTCCAGTAGCTGATGGTGGGGAAGGAACGATGAGTAGCTTGGTTGACGCAACTGATGGAAGGATTGTATCTGTCGTTGTTCAAGATCCGCTCGGTCGCCAAGTAAAGGCCAGTTATGGCGTTCTTGGAGATGAGGAAACATGCGTGATTGAAATTGCGGAAGCGTCCGGTTTGACTCTGTTGACTGAAGAGGAGAAAAATCCACTTATCACGTCGACATTCGGTACTGGAGAATTGCTAGCTCATGCATTAGATGCTGGCTTGCGAAAGTTTATTATCGGGCTTGGTGGCAGTGCGACAAATGATGGTGGGGCTGGACTATTACAAGCGTTAGGTATGAAACTGATGGATGCAAATGGTAGTGAACTGGCACTAGGTGGAGGTGCGCTTAAGGAACTTCATGCTATAGATCAAAGGTATTTTGATAAACGAATTTCTGAGAGTGACTTTCTCATCGCTTGTGATGTGGAAAATCCGTTTGTCGGGCCAGAGGGGGCTTCGTCTATTTTTGGTCCACAAAAGGGGGCTACACCTGAAATGGCCGTTGTACTCGATAACAATTTGACGAAATTTGCGGCGCTAGTAGAAAAATTGACTGGTATTTCACTGTACGGAAGAAAAGGTGCAGGTGCAGCTGGAGGAGCAGGGGGAGCTTTTCAAGCATTCTTTCCAGGCGAGATGAGGAAAGGGATTGAAGTCGTGTTAGATGCGATTTCGTTTGCTGAACATGTAATGGAAGCGGATCTGGTTTTAACAGGTGAGGGGAAAACGGACAGTCAAACGTTATCGGGGAAAACACCCTTTGGCGTAGCACAAGTCGCGAATAGGAAAGAGAGACCTATTATTCTCATTTCAGGTTCAATAGATGAAGACAGCAAGGAGTTGTTAGCGCCACTGTTTACCGAATTGCATGCGGTTGCAGATGGAACGCTATCGTCAAAAGAGTCGATTGCTAACGCTGGCTATTATTTGCAATTGAAAACAAAGAAAGTATTAGAGAACTATCTAGAGAAGCGTAAGTTAGAGTAG